One segment of Brassica napus cultivar Da-Ae chromosome C3, Da-Ae, whole genome shotgun sequence DNA contains the following:
- the LOC106387484 gene encoding WD repeat-containing protein 44 → MDHLSQEEDFQFFDANEEASPSCFDFDPGSVVERRKKFLEWMGLEQVLVQQNNSDVGSGLDGDSVEATEKRSGGCSFSSTQVSSSGSSEELSLRVDKNVGGCDVTRRQSSSLAPCSDPTCCQIKETEKHRSITSRLTSSKKRWLTRLLSMGCSADTKIQSGVLSRVKVKHYKKQTKELSSLYQSQDIKAHNGSISAMKFSCDGKYLASSGEDGIVRVWKVTEEKRSKLPRDYLNPSYMYFELNDLSQLKPNKTTEKFKKKSDSACVVFPPKAFRIMEKPLHEFRGHTCEVLDISWSKDNYLLSASMDKTVRLWKVGSNACLGVFPHNSYVTCVQFNPVNEDYFMSGSVDGKVRIWNIPGCNVVDWADVKDIISAVCYRPDGQGGVVGSLTGSCRFFNMSGEYLELDSQIHFHNKKISPNKRITCFQFLPQDPSKVLVVSADSKVRILQGNDVVRRYKGSPKSDGKYIVSACEDSNVYIWSNGKESDSSSFFYSQTKRIRSFERFSTNASVAATWCGFSDHNRTIPFSSPPCLSLKESGSVPKGNATWPEENLTENPLSSMTASQYKFLKSSYQRATSSSLAWGMVIVTGGWDGRIRTFQNYGLPVTVT, encoded by the exons ATGGATCACTTGTCTCAAGAGGAAGATTTTCAGTTCTTTGATGCCAACGAAGAAGCATCTCCAAgttgttttgattttgatcCTGGAAGTGTTGTGGAGCGGCGGAAGAAGTTCTTGGAGTGGATGGGACTCGAACAAGTTCTTGTTCAGCAGAACAATTCAGATGTTGGTTCTGGTCTGGATGGAGATTCTGTAGAAGCTACTGAGAAGAGATCTGGAGGGTGCAGCTTCTCTTCTACTCAGGTATCTTCCTCTGGTTCAAGTGAGGAATTGTCTCTGAGAGTGGACAAAAACGTTGGGGGATGCGATGTGACGAGAAGGCAAAGCTCTTCATTGGCACCGTGTTCTGATCCTACATGTTGTCAAATTAAGGAAACAGAGAAGCATAGAAGTATCACCAGCCGACTCACTAGTTCCAAGAAAAGATGGTTAACGAGGCTGCTCTCAATGGGATGTTCCGCGGATACAAAAATCCAATCCGGTGTTCTTTCAAGAGTTAAGGTCAAGCATTACAAGAAACAGACCAAAGAGCTTTCATCTCTCTATCAGAGTCAAGACATTAAAGCACACAATGGTTCCATTTCAGCTATGAAATTTAGCTGCGATGGGAAGTATCTTGCAAGCTCTGGTGAAGATGGGATCGTACGCGTGTGGAAAGTCACTGAGGAAAAAAGATCTAAACTACCAAGGGACTACCTTAACCCTTCGTATATGTACTTTGAGCTAAACGATCTTTCCCAGTTGAAACCAAACAAGACCACAGAAAAGTTCAAGAAAAAATCTGATTCAGCATGTGTTGTCTTCCCTCCTAAAGCTTTCCGGATAATGGAGAAACCTTTACATGAGTTCCGCGGCCACACATGTGAAGTCTTGGACATCTCATGGTCAAAGGATAAT TATCTTCTCTCAGCTTCAATGGATAAAACTGTTCGGCTATGGAAAGTCGGTAGCAATGCTTGTCTTGGAGTCTTCCCTCACAATAGTTATG TAACTTGTGTTCAGTTCAACCCTGTGAATGAGGACTACTTCATGAGCGGTTCAGTTGATGGAAAAGTTAGAATCTGGAACATTCCTGGTTGCAATGTTGTTGATTGGGCGGATGTCAAAGACATTATATCAGCAGTGTGTTATCGTCCTGATGGACAAGGAGGAGTTGTTGGTTCTCTAACTGGAAGTTGCAGATTCTTTAACATGTCTGGAGAGTATTTAGAGCTGGACTCTCAGATACATTTTCATAACAAAAAGATATCTCCAAATAAACGGATCACTTGTTTCCAG TTTTTACCTCAAGACCCTAGCAAAGTTTTGGTTGTTTCAGCCGATTCCAAAGTCAGAATTCTCCAAGGCAACGATGTTGTTAGAAGATACAAAG GGTCTCCTAAGTCTGATGGAAAGTACATTGTTTCAGCTTGTGAGGACTCCAATGTATATATATGGAGCAATGGAAAAGAGtcagattcttcttcttttttttattctcaAACCAAAAGGATTAGATCTTTTGAACGTTTCTCCACCAATGCATCCGTGGCAGCAACCTGGTGTGGGTTCTCAGATCACAACAGAACTATCCCGTTTTCTTCACCACCTTGCTTATCTCTCAAGGAAAGTGGATCAGTTCCCAAGGGAAACGCGACGTGGCCAGAGGAAAATTTAACCGAaaatcctctttcttcaatgactGCATCTCAGTACAAATTTCTCAAGTCCTCATACCAGAGAGCAACTAGTAGCTCTCTAGCTTGGGGTATGGTCATTGTCACAGGTGGTTGGGACGGACGGATCAGAACATTTCAGAACTACGGCTTGCCTGTGACCGTAACTTGA